A stretch of the Dioscorea cayenensis subsp. rotundata cultivar TDr96_F1 chromosome 4, TDr96_F1_v2_PseudoChromosome.rev07_lg8_w22 25.fasta, whole genome shotgun sequence genome encodes the following:
- the LOC120258980 gene encoding uncharacterized protein LOC120258980 isoform X2 produces MFITIVLKLCITSLMGNRSSLRKHDMLGIESVLVDIFVLSFKDKILNFEEFCEAFLDICSKLNSIMPGRHFCVPLQEVKLCYEEWKDSNSGLDEEEKKNLIIRLLNEHAVINHTNDSVLMTGLITPPVAMIFKRLVPDFIFVPAVTVIAVIVAKMIQNIKQNDNVAYEFQSSSPQKH; encoded by the exons ATGTTCATAACTATAGTCTTGAAGCTCTGCATCACATCACTGATGGGAAACCGGAGTTCTTTGCGAAAACATG ATATGCTTGGAATTGAATCAGTATTGGTAGACATCTTTGTACTTTCATTTAAGGataaaattcttaattttgAAGAATTCTGTGAGGCTTTTCTTGATATCTGTAG CAAGCTTAACTCGATCATGCCCGGTAGGCATTTTTGTGTGCCTCTTCAAGAAGTTAAA CTTTGTTATGAGGAATGGAAAGATTCCAATTCAGGATTGgatgaagaggagaagaaaaatTTGATCATAAGGCTCCTTAATGAACACGCAGTTATTAATCATACAAATGATTCTGTCTTGATGACTGGACTTATTACGCCACCGGTTGCTATGATCTTCAAGCGTCTGGTTCCCGACTTCATCTTCGTGCCAGCTGTTACAGTTATTGCAGTTATTGTGGCCAAAATGATACAGAACATCAAGCAAAATGATAATGTGGCATATGAGTTTCAGAGCTCTTCTCCTCAAAAACACTAG
- the LOC120258980 gene encoding uncharacterized protein LOC120258980 isoform X1: MVMFLSPFAILPSYVTHKSQRFLHFELVLKELLQTDNSESNCKYIFPLNWMFSFSDMLGIESVLVDIFVLSFKDKILNFEEFCEAFLDICSKLNSIMPGRHFCVPLQEVKLCYEEWKDSNSGLDEEEKKNLIIRLLNEHAVINHTNDSVLMTGLITPPVAMIFKRLVPDFIFVPAVTVIAVIVAKMIQNIKQNDNVAYEFQSSSPQKH; this comes from the exons ATGGTAATGTTTCTATCTCCCTTTGCCATCCTTCCTTCTTATGTTACTCATAAGTCACAAAGGTTCCTTCATTTCGAACTAGTTCTGAAAGAGTTGCTTCAGACTGACAACTCTGAGAGTAACTGCAAATATATATTTCCCTTAAACTGGATGTTTTCTTTCTCAGATATGCTTGGAATTGAATCAGTATTGGTAGACATCTTTGTACTTTCATTTAAGGataaaattcttaattttgAAGAATTCTGTGAGGCTTTTCTTGATATCTGTAG CAAGCTTAACTCGATCATGCCCGGTAGGCATTTTTGTGTGCCTCTTCAAGAAGTTAAA CTTTGTTATGAGGAATGGAAAGATTCCAATTCAGGATTGgatgaagaggagaagaaaaatTTGATCATAAGGCTCCTTAATGAACACGCAGTTATTAATCATACAAATGATTCTGTCTTGATGACTGGACTTATTACGCCACCGGTTGCTATGATCTTCAAGCGTCTGGTTCCCGACTTCATCTTCGTGCCAGCTGTTACAGTTATTGCAGTTATTGTGGCCAAAATGATACAGAACATCAAGCAAAATGATAATGTGGCATATGAGTTTCAGAGCTCTTCTCCTCAAAAACACTAG
- the LOC120258979 gene encoding plasma membrane ATPase 1-like has translation MDNKSFALEAINKEAVDLENIPIEEVFDALKCTREGLTSDAVQERLGVFGFNKLEEKKESKLLKFLGFMWNPLSWVMEAAAIMAIALAHGGKDLRGKERTIDFHDFIGIVTLLLINSSISFIEENNAGNAAAALVARLAPKAKVLRNGKWSEEDASVLVPGDIISIKLGDIIPADARLLEGDPLKIDQAALTGESLPVTKSPGDGVYSGSTCKQGEIEAVVIATGIHTFFGKAAHLVESTTHIGHFQKVLTAIGNFCICSIAIGMIIDVIVMCGVHDRKYRTVIDNLLVLLIGGIPIAMPTVLSVTMAIGSHRLSQQGAITKRMTAIEEMAGMDVLCSDKTGTLTLNKLTVDENLIEVFAKGVKKDTVVLMAARASRLENQDAIDAAIVSMLSDPKEARAGIKEVHFLPFNPTDKRTALTYIDASGKMHRVSKGAPEQILNLASNKADIERKVHGIIGKFADRGLRSLAVAIQDVPAGTKESPGGPWEFVGLLPLFDPPRHDSAETIRRALDLGVSVKMITGDQLAIAKETGRRLGMGTNMYPSSSLLGSNKDGEFAVLPVDELIEKADGFAGVFPEHKYEIVQRLQARKHICGMTGDGVNDAPALKKADIGIAVADATDAARSASDIVLTEPGLSVIISAVLTSRAIFQRMKNYTIYAVSITIRIVLGFLLLNVFWKFDFPPFMVLVIAILNDGTIMTISKDRVKPSPLPDSWKLSEIFTTGVVIGTYLAVTTVIFFWAAHQTDFFVNAFGVRNFNKNKIDESDIEKVFATAEMLASAVYLQVSTISQALIFVTRSRGFSFMERPGLLLVSAFIIAQLVASVLAAQANWDFAGIKGIGWGWTGVIWLYNIIIYLLLDPIKIGVRYALSGQAWNLVLDRKTAFTSQKDFGKEAREAAWAREQRTLHGLEPADSQVFNDRHTFNDINQMAEEAKRRAELARLRELHTLKGKVESFAKLRGLDIDLANNHYTV, from the exons ATGGATAACAAGTCATTTGCTCTGGAAGCAATTAACAAGGAAGCTGTCGATCTG GAAAACATTCCTATTGAAGAGGTATTTGATGCTCTTAAATGTACAAGAGAAGGGCTGACCTCTGATGCTGTGCAAGAACGATTGGGTGTCTTTGGTTTTAACAAGCTCGAAGAGAAAAAG GAAAGTAAATTACTTAAATTTTTGGGGTTTATGTGGAATCCATTGTCTTGGGTTATGGAAGCTGCAGCAATCATGGCAATCGCTCTTGCACATGGTGGCAAAGATTTGAGAGGGAAG GAAAGAACAATTGATTTCCATGATTTTATTGGAATTGTAACATTGCTTCTAATCAATTCCAGCATAAGTTTTATTGAGGAGAACAATGCAGGCAATGCCGCTGCTGCTCTTGTGGCTCGGTTGGCACCCAAGGCCAAG gttcTACGTAATGGTAAATGGAGTGAGGAGGATGCTTCAGTACTAGTGCCTGGTGACATAATCAGTATCAAACTTGGTGACATTATTCCTGCTGATGCTCGCCTACTCGAGGGGGATCCTTTAAAAATTGATCAG GCTGCACTTACTGGAGAATCACTCCCTGTTACAAAAAGCCCTGGTGATGGAGTTTACTCAGGTTCTACATGCAAGCAAGGTGAAATAGAAGCAGTTGTCATTGCTACTGGTATTCACACTTTCTTTGGGAAGGCGGCTCATCTTGTAGAATCAACCACACATATTGGTCATTTTCAGAAA GTTTTGACTGCAATAGGGAATTTCTGCATTTGTTCAATTGCTATTGGAATGATCATTGATGTGATCGTGATGTGTGGTGTTCATGATCGGAAATACCGTACTGTTATTGATAATTTGCTTGTGTTGCTAATTGGTGGTATTCCAATTGCCATGCCTACTGTTCTCTCTGTCACTATGGCAATTGGTTCACATCGCTTGTCCCAGCAG GGTGCCATAACAAAGAGAATGACTGCTATTGAGGAGATGGCTGGGATGGATGTTCTTTGTAGTGACAAAACAGGAACCTTAACACTTAACAAGCTCACAGTCGACGAGAACTTGATTGAG GTTTTTGCCAAAGGTGTTAAAAAAGATACAGTTGTTTTAATGGCTGCAAGGGCTTCAAGGCTGGAAAATCAAGATGCTATTGATGCTGCAATTGTTTCTATGTTGTCAGATCCTAAGGAg GCTCGAGCTGGTATCAAAGAGGTTCATTTCCTTCCGTTCAACCCGACTGACAAGAGAACAGCTCTTACGTACATAGATGCTTCTGGGAAAATGCACAGGGTGAGCAAAGGTGCACCTGAGCAG ATTCTCAATCTTGCATCCAATAAGGCTGATATTGAGCGCAAGGTGCATGGGATTATTGGCAAGTTTGCTGATAGAGGGCTGCGTTCTCTTGCAGTTGCCATTCAG gATGTGCCTGCAGGTACTAAAGAAAGTCCAGGAGGGCCTTGGGAATTTGTTGGCCTCCTTCCTCTGTTTGATCCTCCTCGCCATGATAGTGCTGAAACAATTCGCAGAGCTCTTGACCTTGGAGTGAGCGTCAAGATGATCACAG GTGATCAATTGGCAATTGCTAAGGAAACTGGAAGGAGATTGGGTATGGGCACAAATATGTACCCCTCTTCATCTCTGCTAGGTAGTAACAAGGATGGGGAATTTGCTGTGCTACCAGTCGACGAACTCATTGAAAAAGCAGATGGTTTTGCTGGGGTTTTTCCAG AGCACAAGTATGAAATTGTACAGAGATTGCAAGCAAGAAAGCATATTTGTGGAATGACTGGGGATGGTGTTAATGATGCACCAGCACTAAAGAAGGCAGATATTGGAATTGCAGTGGCAGATGCAACTGATGCCGCTCGCAGCGCCTCTGACATTGTTCTCACCGAGCCTGGATTGAGTGTGATCATCAGTGCTGTTTTAACAAGCCGTGCCATTTTCCAGAGGATGAAAAACTATACA ATATACGCTGTATCAATAACCATACGTATTGTG CTTGGGTTTTTACTATTGAATGTCTTCTGGAAGTTTGATTTTCCTCCCTTCATGGTTCTTGTGATCGCCATTCTTAATGATG GTACTATCATGACTATATCCAAGGACAGGGTCAAGCCATCTCCACTTCCTGATAGTTGGAAACTCTCAGAAATTTTTACCACTGGAGTAGTGATTGGTACATATCTGGCTGTAACCACTGTTATCTTCTTCTGGGCAGCTCATCAGACAGACTTCTTTGTG AATGCTTTTGGTGTTAGAAACtttaacaaaaacaagattGATGAATCAGATATAGAGAAGGTCTTTGCTACTGCAGAAATGTTGGCATCTGCTGTATATCTTCAAGTGAGCACAATTAGTCAAGCTTTGATATTTGTGACCCGATCCAGAGGCTTCTCTTTCATGGAAAGACCAGGTCTGCTTCTTGTTTCAGCGTTCATCATTGCTCAACTG GTTGCTAGTGTGCTAGCTGCACAAGCAAACTGGGACTTCGCTGGAATCAAAGGCATAGGCTGGGGTTGGACAGGAGTTATTTGGCTCTACAACATCATTATTTACTTGCTGCTTGATCCGATTAAAATTGGCGTTCGATATGCACTTAGTGGGCAAGCCTGGAACCTTGTCTTGGATAGGAAG ACTGCATTCACAAGCCAGAAAGATTTTGGAAAAGAGGCAAGGGAGGCTGCCTGGGCTCGTGAGCAGCGCACACTGCATGGTCTAGAGCCTGCAGATTCCCAGGTCTTCAATGATCGTCATACATTCAATGACATCAATCAAATGGCCGAAGAAGCTAAACGACGTGCAGAACTTGCAAG GTTAAGGGAGCTGCATACGCTCAAAGGCAAGGTAGAGTCCTTTGCAAAACTTAGAGGCCTGGATATCGACCTGGCGAATAACCATTACACTGTGTGA
- the LOC120257888 gene encoding DNA mismatch repair protein MSH4, translating into MEDDEGGGVGASSTVVGLIENRAKEVGVAAFDLRSASLHLSQYIETSCSYQNTKTLLHFYDPMVIIVPPVKLAPDGMVGVSELVDKYYTSNKKITMSRGCFDDTKGAVLVNNLAAKKPSALGLDTYYKQYYLCLAAAAATIKWIEAEKGVIVTNHSLTVTFNGSFDHMNIDATSVRNLEIIDPLHIELWGSSNKKRSLFHMLKTTKTIGGTRLLRANLLQPLKDINTINARLDCLDELMSNEELFFGLSQGLRKFPKETDKVLCHFCFKPKKVTDVVLKPANGRKSQMLISSIIILKTALDALPFLSKVLKDAKSFLLCNIYRSICENPKYEEMRKRIAGVIDEDVVHARVPFLAYTQQCFAVKAGVDGLLDVARRSFCDTSEAIHNLANKYREEYKLPNLKIPFNNRQGFYFTIPQKDVNGKLPGKFIQVMKHGKNIHCSTFELASLNVRNKSAAAECFMRTEICLEALLEVIREDISPLTLLAEVLCLLDMIVNSFAHTISTKPVDRYTRPEFTDNGPMAIDAGRHPVLESLHSDFVPNNLFLSDASNMIVVMGPNMSGKSTYLQQVCLIVLLAQTGCYVPARFASLRVVDRMFTRIGTGDNVEYNSSTVCCLEALFPFFLEFLSTSIHYCWIFIVMCG; encoded by the exons ATGGAGGACGACGAGGGAGGAGGTGTTGGAGCTTCAAGCACTGTGGTAGGGCTGATCGAGAATCGAGCCAAAGAG GTTGGTGTGGCTGCCTTTGACTTGAGGTCGGCCTCACTTCATCTTTCTCAATACATTGAAACTAGCTGCTCATATCAAAACACGAAGACCTTGCTACACTTTTACGACCCTATGGTGATTATTGTTCCCCCAGTCAAACTGGCACCAGATGGTATGGTTGGAGTGTCAGAGCTGGTGGATAAATATTACACATCAAACAAGAAG ATCACCATGTCTCGAGGTTGCTTTGATGACACAAAG GGTGCTGTGCTTGTTAACAATTTAGCAGCAAAGAAGCCATCTGCTCTTGGCCTGGATACTTACTACAAGCAATACTATCTCTGCCTTGCTGCTGCTGCAGCTACTATCAAATG GATTGAGGCAGAAAAAGGCGTGATTGTTACCAATCACTCACTGACG GTCACATTTAATGGTTCATTTGACCACATGAATATTGATGCAACCAG TGTTCGGAATTTGGAGATTATTGACCCATTACATATTGAACTCTGGGGCTCAAGCAACAAGAAGAGAAGCCTATTCCATATGTTGAAAACAACAAAGACAATTGGCGG AACAAGATTACTACGTGCCAACTTATTGCAGCCATTAAAAGATATCAATACTATTAATGCTCGTCTTGATTGTTTG GATGAGCTAATGAGCAATGAGGAGCTATTCTTTGGTCTATCTCAGGGCCTACGtaaatttccaaaagaaaccG ATAAAGTACTATGCCATTTCTGTTTTAAGCCAAAAAAGGTCACAGATGTGGTTCTAAAGCCAGCCAATGGTAGAAAGAGTCAAATGCTAATATCAAGCATCATCATTCTCAAAACTGCTTTAGATGCTCTTCCTTTCCTGTCTAAG GTGCTGAAGGATGCCAAAAGTTTTCTCCTTTGCAACATCTATAGGTCTATCTGTGAAAATCCAAAGtatgaagaaatgagaaagag AATTGCAGGTGTCATTGATGAGGATGTAGTGCATGCCAGAGTTCCTTTTCTTGCCTACACTCAACAGTGTTTTGCAGTCAAGGCTGGTGTGGATGGCCTACTTGATGTTGCTCGGCGTTCTTTTTGTGATACTAGCGAAG ctATACATAACCTTGCAAACAAGTACCGCGAGGAATATAAGCTGCCAAACTTGAAGATACCCTTCAATAATAGACAAGGATTTTACTTTACTATTCCACAAAAGGATGTAAACGGAAAACTTCCTGGAAAATTCATACAG GTCATGAAACATGGGAAAAACATTCATTGCTCAACCTTTGAACTCGCATCT ctaAATGTTAGAAATAAGTCTGCAGCAGCTGAATGCTTTATGCGCACAGAGATTTGTCTAGAAG CACTTCTGGAAGTCATAAGAGAGGATATCTCTCCATTAACATTGCTTGCGGAGGTCCTGTGCTTGCTAGACATGATTGTGAATTCATTTGCACATACAATATCCACCAAGCCTGTTGACCGCTATACAAGACCAGAGTTCACAG ATAATGGTCCTATGGCAATTGATGCTGGAAGGCATCCCGTTCTAGAAAGCTTGCATAGTGATTTTGTT CCCAacaatttgtttctttctgATGCATCAAACATGATTGTTGTCATGGGGCCAAACAT GAGTGGGAAAAGCACTTACCTTCAACAAGTTTGCCTGATAGTTCTTCTTGCGCAAACTGGTTGTTATGTTCCTGCTAGATTTGCCTCTCTGAGGGTGGTTGATCGCATGTTTACCCGTATAGGCACAGGGGACAATGTTGAATACAACTCTAGCACTGTATGTTGCCTTGAagctttatttccatttttcttGGAGTTCCTATCTACTTCGATTCATTATTGCTGGATTTTCATAGTGATGTGTGGGTAA